In Streptomyces nojiriensis, the sequence GCACGGCGCGCAGGCGCCTCTACGGGCTGCGCGCCGGGGGGCAGGGGGAGCAGGACGGCGGCGGTCCGGGCGGCCGGAACGGCCCTGACGGCTCCGGCGGCCCCGACGACTCCTACCGCCCGGACATCACGGCGAGCGGGCAGCGCTGGAGTTCCTGGGCCGCCTACCAGCACTACGGCGACGCGGCCGACCCATTCGTCCGATCAGGGGGTAGCTAGGAGGCCCACTCATGGCCAGGATCCCGATGGCCGATGTCGTCGTACTGCTCCCCGGTATCGGCGGGAGCGTGCTGACGAGGAACGGCAAGGACGTGTGGGCGCCCTCCGCCTCGGCGGTACTGGGCGCGCTGGCGAGCCTGGGCGGCTCGCTGGAGTCCCTGGAACTCGGTGCGGACGACTGGCTCGTGGACGATCTCGGCGACGGCGTCGCCGCCGACCGTCTGGTGCCCGACCTGCACACCCTGCCCGGACTGTGGAAGATCGACGGCTACACGGCGATCGAGAAGTTCCTGCTGGCCCGGTTCGATCTGCAGAAGGGCCGGAACTACTTCCCGTTCCCGTACGACTGGCGGCGCGACAACCGGGCCGCCGCCCGCAGGCTCGCCGATCAGAGCGCCGTCTGGCTGCGGGACTGGCGCGGGACGAGCGGCAACTCCGCGGCCCAGCTCGTCCTGATCGGGCACTCGATGGGCGGGCTCGTCTCCCGCTACTTCGTCGAGGTGCTGGGCGGCTGGAAGGACACCCGGGCCATCGTGACCTTCGGGACCCCCTACTACGGTTCGCTCAACGCCGTCGAGTTCCTGTGCAACGGCTTCCACAAGCGGATCGGCCCGTTCGAGAAGGACCTCACGCGCCTCCTGCGCTCCTTCACCGGCCTGCACCAGCTCGCACCCGTCTACCGGTGCGTGTACGGGCCCGACGGCGAGGCGGCCACCCCGGCCAAGGCCGGGCTGCCCGGCTGGCACCCGCAGTGGAGCAGCCACCTCACCGACTTCTTCGGCGAGATGGAGAAGGCGGCCGCCGACAACCGGAAGGAATCCGCCTGGGAGTCCAACCAGGTGGTCTACCACCCCATCGTCGGCATGGACCAGCCCACCCGGCAGTCGGCCCGGCTCACGGACCACAAGGTCGAGACCCTGATGCTCCGCGGGGACGAGGACGAGGGCGGCGACGGCACGGTGCCCAAGCTCTCCGCCGCCCTCTCCGGCACCGAGGACGCCCGCACCTTCGTCCCCCAGAAGCACGGGAGCCTGCAGAACCACGACGCGATGCTCGACCACCTCGGCGGCATCCTCCAGTCCCTGCACGACATCCGCATCGACGACCTGCGCGCCGCCGTGACCTCGTGGTTCAGCTACCTCGGTGACGACCTCTACCTCGCCGACGAACCCGTCGTCTGCGAGGTCGGCGCCATCAGCGCGCTCAGCGAGGGCGAACTGCCCGAGGTGCCCGCGCGACTCTCGGTGACCGACCGGGCCTCCGGCCGGGCGGTGGTCGCCCGCGACCTCACGGTCG encodes:
- a CDS encoding lipase/acyltransferase domain-containing protein is translated as MARIPMADVVVLLPGIGGSVLTRNGKDVWAPSASAVLGALASLGGSLESLELGADDWLVDDLGDGVAADRLVPDLHTLPGLWKIDGYTAIEKFLLARFDLQKGRNYFPFPYDWRRDNRAAARRLADQSAVWLRDWRGTSGNSAAQLVLIGHSMGGLVSRYFVEVLGGWKDTRAIVTFGTPYYGSLNAVEFLCNGFHKRIGPFEKDLTRLLRSFTGLHQLAPVYRCVYGPDGEAATPAKAGLPGWHPQWSSHLTDFFGEMEKAAADNRKESAWESNQVVYHPIVGMDQPTRQSARLTDHKVETLMLRGDEDEGGDGTVPKLSAALSGTEDARTFVPQKHGSLQNHDAMLDHLGGILQSLHDIRIDDLRAAVTSWFSYLGDDLYLADEPVVCEVGAISALSEGELPEVPARLSVTDRASGRAVVARDLTVARERQRVDIGVLPAGTYDLLISAGADTAPLSDVFVVAGPDGTDAVGATDGTRVPEG